The following are encoded in a window of Trichocoleus desertorum ATA4-8-CV12 genomic DNA:
- a CDS encoding integron integrase has protein sequence MRRARWKRIRRFILFHNKRHPSEMGAPEIEQFLSYLAVQEHVAASTQNQALSALLFLYRAVLRQELDESINSIRAKLSRYLPTVLSKAETHAIFNRMSGVPQWVVPLLYGSSLRLSESLQLRVKDLDFAQSQVVRNAKGNESRVTMLLSRTIEPLQMQMRRTKRSHQQDLEREYGMVYLSYALERKYPNAGLEGVWQYVFPSIGILFDPCSGLRCRHHSVQKAVKQAPRAVGIQKRVGYHTLRHSFATHLLQDGCDIRTVQELLGHKDVKTMMIYTHVFNRGGRGVKSPLDS, from the coding sequence CTGAGGAGAGCTAGGTGGAAGAGGATTCGCCGCTTCATCCTCTTCCACAACAAACGCCATCCCAGTGAAATGGGAGCACCGGAAATCGAGCAGTTTCTTAGCTATCTAGCAGTCCAGGAACACGTGGCTGCTTCAACTCAGAATCAGGCACTCAGTGCTTTGCTATTTCTTTACCGTGCAGTGCTGCGACAGGAGCTGGATGAGTCCATCAACTCAATTCGAGCGAAACTTTCTCGCTATCTGCCCACCGTGCTGAGCAAAGCGGAGACGCATGCCATCTTCAATCGCATGAGCGGTGTGCCGCAATGGGTCGTGCCATTGCTTTATGGCAGCAGTCTACGGCTCAGTGAGAGTTTGCAGTTGCGGGTCAAGGACTTAGATTTTGCTCAGTCTCAAGTGGTAAGGAACGCCAAGGGCAATGAGAGCCGAGTGACAATGCTGCTGAGTCGCACCATTGAGCCACTACAAATGCAGATGCGACGAACCAAACGATCCCATCAGCAAGACTTAGAGCGGGAATATGGCATGGTGTATCTGTCTTACGCCTTGGAACGAAAATATCCTAATGCTGGGCTAGAGGGGGTCTGGCAGTACGTCTTTCCCTCTATCGGCATCCTGTTCGACCCGTGTAGCGGGCTGCGCTGCCGCCATCACAGTGTTCAGAAGGCGGTGAAGCAGGCCCCACGAGCGGTAGGAATCCAAAAGCGAGTGGGGTATCACACGCTTCGCCACAGTTTTGCGACCCATTTGTTGCAGGATGGGTGTGATATTCGAACCGTTCAGGAGCTTTTGGGGCACAAGGATGTGAAGACAATGATGATTTACACTCACGTCTTCAATCGAGGCGGACGAGGCGTGAAAAGCCCTCTTGATTCATAA
- a CDS encoding immunity 7 family protein: MFEFHGWATLRVDSVDEYGDEDEKALQAFLSELHQRIETMLIDGAIHVEIRNGLHTLTIFGHNNHRQESVIDLFRWVAMNSRGSYGLLFIHDDEDYKRGGDYTNQFRVWKLALGELEELDDPFLSPYIPTVELPS, translated from the coding sequence ATGTTTGAATTTCACGGATGGGCAACACTGCGCGTTGATTCTGTTGATGAATATGGAGATGAGGATGAAAAGGCATTACAAGCTTTTTTAAGCGAACTGCACCAACGTATTGAAACAATGCTGATTGATGGTGCAATTCATGTTGAGATTCGTAATGGTCTTCATACGTTGACCATTTTTGGGCACAACAATCATCGGCAAGAATCCGTTATTGACTTGTTCAGGTGGGTAGCTATGAATTCACGTGGTTCTTACGGCTTACTTTTCATACATGATGACGAGGATTACAAAAGGGGCGGTGATTACACCAACCAGTTTCGAGTATGGAAACTGGCATTGGGAGAGTTGGAAGAACTTGATGACCCTTTTCTCTCGCCTTATATTCCCACTGTGGAACTACCTTCTTGA
- a CDS encoding ankyrin repeat domain-containing protein: MTAEWDGITKSEVLRDDEVVIRHALADAAKQYNWKKTLKILDERPDLINLTRPDGRALYTPLHQAAHGNAPVEVVQQMIKMGAWRTLRTADDERAVDIAKRKSHQHLVQLLEPVYKTHISHAKLQKIQNHFHQIILA, from the coding sequence ATGACTGCTGAATGGGACGGTATCACTAAATCAGAAGTGCTTCGGGACGATGAGGTTGTGATTCGCCATGCACTTGCAGATGCCGCAAAGCAATATAACTGGAAGAAAACCCTTAAAATTCTTGATGAGCGTCCAGATTTGATCAATTTGACTCGTCCTGATGGGCGAGCGTTATACACCCCTCTTCATCAGGCTGCACATGGGAATGCACCAGTAGAAGTAGTACAACAAATGATAAAAATGGGGGCATGGCGAACGTTACGGACTGCAGATGATGAAAGAGCAGTAGATATTGCAAAAAGAAAGAGTCATCAGCACTTGGTTCAGTTACTAGAGCCGGTTTACAAAACCCATATTTCTCATGCAAAACTTCAAAAGATTCAGAATCATTTCCATCAAATCATTCTTGCTTGA